Proteins encoded together in one Pseudoroseomonas cervicalis window:
- a CDS encoding lysophospholipid acyltransferase family protein, whose translation MQSEGKGRSRWRRLRWWVEAQGARLALALARGLGPLGASALGGHVLRALGPWLPVSRIGRRNLELAFPDSDPSWREAVLRDAWENLGRTVMELPHLPRLPRRQPGEAGPGWELEGTENLPAGEGRVIFVSAHLANWETLPLAAQAMGLQMASLYRAPDNPLVDAVLRGMRRGGADQPLFPKGSRGARLLLKHLSEGKAAGLVVDQKLNEGVELPFLGQPAMTATGAAELALRFGCPLVPVRVERIGPCRFRAVVEPPLALPAAEGTEPAGGRAAAAVALTQAINDRISAWIRARPGEWLWLHRRFPRAVYRR comes from the coding sequence ATGCAATCCGAGGGCAAGGGGCGGTCGCGGTGGCGGCGGCTGCGATGGTGGGTCGAGGCCCAGGGGGCGCGGCTGGCGCTGGCGCTGGCGCGCGGCCTCGGGCCGCTCGGCGCCTCGGCGCTGGGCGGGCATGTGCTGCGCGCGCTGGGGCCCTGGCTGCCGGTCTCGCGCATCGGCCGGCGCAATCTGGAACTGGCCTTCCCGGACAGCGATCCCTCCTGGCGCGAGGCGGTGCTGCGCGATGCCTGGGAGAATCTGGGCCGCACCGTGATGGAGCTGCCGCATCTGCCGCGCCTGCCGCGCCGCCAGCCCGGCGAGGCCGGGCCCGGCTGGGAGCTGGAGGGCACCGAGAACCTGCCCGCGGGCGAGGGGAGGGTGATCTTCGTCTCCGCCCATCTGGCGAATTGGGAGACGCTGCCGCTGGCGGCCCAGGCCATGGGGCTGCAGATGGCCAGCCTCTACCGCGCCCCCGACAACCCGCTGGTCGATGCGGTGCTGCGCGGCATGCGGCGCGGCGGCGCCGACCAGCCGCTGTTCCCCAAGGGGTCGCGCGGGGCGCGGCTGCTGCTGAAGCACCTGTCGGAGGGCAAGGCGGCCGGGCTGGTGGTCGACCAGAAGCTGAATGAGGGGGTGGAGCTGCCCTTCCTCGGCCAGCCGGCGATGACCGCGACCGGCGCGGCGGAGCTGGCGCTGCGCTTCGGCTGCCCGCTGGTGCCGGTGCGGGTGGAGCGGATCGGGCCCTGCCGCTTCCGCGCCGTGGTCGAGCCGCCGCTGGCGCTGCCCGCGGCCGAGGGCACCGAGCCGGCCGGCGGCCGCGCCGCCGCGGCGGTGGCGCTGACCCAGGCGATCAATGACCGCATCAGCGCCTGGATCCGCGCCCGCCCCGGCGAATGGCTGTGGCTGCACCGGCGCTTCCCGCGCGCGGTCTATCGCCGCTGA
- a CDS encoding MFS transporter, giving the protein MAAETRTARRALDALNFFLADVRDGLGPYLAIWLTSVQGWDQGGAGAVLALGGLAGLLAKGPAGVLVDALPEKRLLVVATAIAVTLACAIILVAPGFWPVAISQVLSGMAAAAILPALAALTLGVVGQAGFDARMGRNEAFNHAGNAFAAATAGGLSLYFGPVVVFWLLGGMALGSILSALAVPAAAVDPQAARGLAEGQVPAHWRALLADRRLGVLALGCALFHFANAPMLPLVGQKLAMADPARGTALVSACIVAAQLVMIGTSILAGRKAGVWGRKTLFLAGFLVLPLRGVLYTFSDNAAWLVAVQLLDGIGAGMFGVLLPLMVADLTRGTGHFGAALGITAVVQGLGAAAANALAGWVAARFGFDAAFLLLAAAAAIGATIFAIAMPETRPDPRLPPGAQPA; this is encoded by the coding sequence ATGGCCGCCGAGACCCGCACCGCCCGCCGCGCGCTGGACGCGCTGAACTTCTTCCTGGCCGATGTCCGCGACGGCCTCGGCCCCTATCTGGCGATCTGGCTGACCAGCGTCCAGGGGTGGGACCAGGGCGGCGCCGGGGCGGTGCTGGCGCTGGGCGGTCTGGCCGGGCTGCTGGCCAAGGGCCCGGCCGGGGTGCTGGTGGACGCGCTGCCGGAGAAGCGGCTGCTGGTGGTGGCCACGGCGATCGCCGTCACCCTGGCCTGCGCGATCATCCTGGTGGCGCCCGGCTTCTGGCCGGTGGCGATCTCCCAGGTGCTGTCCGGCATGGCGGCGGCGGCGATCCTGCCGGCGCTGGCGGCGCTGACGCTGGGCGTGGTCGGCCAGGCCGGCTTCGATGCGCGGATGGGCCGCAACGAGGCCTTCAACCATGCCGGCAACGCCTTCGCCGCCGCCACGGCGGGCGGGCTGTCGCTATATTTCGGGCCCGTGGTGGTGTTCTGGCTGCTGGGCGGCATGGCGCTGGGCTCCATCCTCTCGGCCCTGGCGGTGCCGGCCGCGGCGGTGGACCCCCAGGCGGCGCGCGGCCTGGCCGAGGGCCAGGTGCCGGCGCATTGGCGCGCGCTGCTGGCCGACCGGCGGCTGGGCGTGCTGGCGCTGGGCTGCGCGCTGTTCCATTTCGCCAATGCGCCGATGCTGCCGCTGGTGGGGCAGAAGCTGGCCATGGCCGACCCGGCGCGCGGCACGGCGCTGGTCAGCGCCTGCATCGTGGCGGCGCAGCTTGTGATGATCGGCACCTCGATCCTGGCCGGGCGCAAGGCCGGGGTCTGGGGGCGCAAGACGCTGTTCCTGGCCGGCTTCCTGGTGCTGCCGCTGCGCGGCGTGCTGTACACCTTCTCCGACAACGCGGCCTGGCTGGTGGCGGTGCAGCTGCTGGACGGCATCGGCGCCGGCATGTTCGGCGTGCTGCTGCCGCTGATGGTGGCCGATCTGACGCGCGGCACCGGGCATTTCGGCGCGGCGCTCGGCATCACCGCCGTGGTGCAGGGGCTGGGGGCGGCGGCGGCCAATGCGCTGGCCGGCTGGGTGGCGGCGCGCTTCGGCTTCGACGCCGCCTTCCTGCTGCTGGCCGCCGCCGCCGCCATCGGCGCCACCATCTTCGCCATCGCCATGCCGGAGACCCGGCCCGACCCGCGCCTGCCGCCCGGCGCCCAGCCGGCCTGA
- a CDS encoding TIM44-like domain-containing protein, translated as MRIKARLLAGFAALALVLGPALAEARPGGGSSSGSRGSRTFSAPPVTRTAPDAPRAFDRTAPQTQAPRPGMATPAPAASRGGLFGGGFGGALMGGLIGVGIGGLLFGNGLFGGISGLGGLLGLLIQIALVVLLVRFALRFFRSRQPAMAGGPREGLGMAREAQPGPRPMMGGGAAATQPIQVTQADYHAFETLLRDINAAWSRRDEAGLTRMATPEMASYFAQDLRDLDARGWRNETSDVRLEQGDLSEAWREGDVEYATVAMRFSLVDVTYDTQGRVVEGDPATRSTATELWTFRRRRGGAWQLSAIQPAG; from the coding sequence ATGCGCATCAAGGCCCGGCTGCTGGCCGGCTTCGCCGCGCTGGCCCTGGTGCTGGGCCCGGCGCTGGCGGAAGCCCGCCCGGGTGGCGGCTCCAGCTCCGGCAGCCGCGGCAGCCGCACCTTCTCGGCCCCGCCGGTGACGCGCACCGCGCCCGACGCGCCGCGCGCCTTCGACCGCACCGCGCCGCAGACCCAGGCGCCGCGCCCCGGCATGGCGACCCCCGCCCCCGCCGCCTCGCGCGGCGGCCTGTTCGGCGGCGGCTTCGGCGGCGCCCTGATGGGCGGCCTGATCGGCGTCGGCATTGGCGGGCTGCTGTTCGGCAACGGGCTGTTCGGCGGCATCAGCGGCCTGGGCGGGCTGCTCGGCCTGCTGATCCAGATCGCGCTGGTTGTGCTGCTGGTCCGCTTCGCGCTCCGCTTCTTCCGCAGCCGCCAGCCGGCCATGGCCGGCGGCCCGCGCGAGGGCCTCGGCATGGCGCGCGAGGCGCAGCCGGGCCCGCGCCCGATGATGGGCGGCGGCGCGGCCGCGACCCAGCCGATCCAGGTGACGCAGGCCGACTACCACGCCTTCGAGACGCTGCTGCGCGACATCAACGCCGCCTGGTCGCGCCGCGACGAGGCCGGCCTGACCCGCATGGCGACGCCGGAGATGGCCAGCTATTTCGCCCAGGATCTGCGCGATCTCGACGCCCGCGGCTGGCGCAACGAGACCAGCGATGTCCGGCTGGAGCAGGGCGACCTGTCCGAGGCCTGGCGCGAGGGCGATGTGGAATATGCGACGGTGGCCATGCGCTTCAGCCTGGTCGACGTCACCTATGACACCCAGGGCCGTGTGGTGGAGGGCGACCCCGCCACCCGCTCCACCGCCACCGAGCTGTGGACCTTCCGCCGCCGCCGGGGCGGGGCCTGGCAGCTCTCCGCCATCCAGCCGGCGGGCTGA
- a CDS encoding ABC transporter substrate-binding protein has translation MLATRRGLMLGTAGTLLATPHLARGQAALTPVKFCLDWAFQGPQAPFVLAAERGFFRDEGIAITMDRGFGSGDTPVKVASGAYEFGIADLSPAIRLRLSGQAPDLVAPMVIQQGSPLAVMTLKKSGITTARQLEGRKVAAPETDSARQLFPAYARAAGIDASKINWMTVTPQLREPMLVRGEVDAITGFEVSGLFSLRSLNVAEGDVVSLRYSDAGVALLSTALLVKRPYAEANARIVTGMIRAIARGHDAAWKDQDAAIEALVKRDPTAPRALEKARMLANFGFIRTPEALSGGYGNLPMPRVQAAIETIRSSFGITTELKAEDMYLPQFLPPASDLQLPA, from the coding sequence ATGCTCGCCACCCGCCGTGGCCTGATGCTCGGCACCGCCGGCACGCTGCTCGCCACCCCCCACCTCGCCCGTGGCCAGGCCGCGCTGACGCCGGTGAAATTCTGCCTGGACTGGGCCTTTCAGGGCCCGCAGGCGCCCTTCGTCCTGGCCGCCGAGCGCGGCTTCTTCCGCGACGAGGGCATCGCCATCACCATGGATCGCGGCTTCGGTTCGGGCGACACGCCGGTGAAGGTGGCCAGCGGTGCCTATGAGTTCGGCATCGCCGATTTGTCGCCGGCGATCCGGCTGCGCCTTTCCGGCCAGGCGCCGGACCTGGTGGCGCCGATGGTCATCCAGCAGGGCAGCCCGCTGGCGGTGATGACCCTGAAGAAGAGCGGCATCACCACCGCCAGGCAGCTCGAGGGCCGCAAGGTGGCGGCGCCGGAGACCGATTCGGCCCGCCAGCTCTTCCCCGCCTATGCCAGGGCCGCCGGCATCGACGCCTCGAAGATCAACTGGATGACCGTCACCCCGCAGCTGCGCGAGCCGATGCTGGTGCGCGGCGAGGTCGATGCCATCACCGGCTTCGAGGTCTCCGGCCTGTTCAGCCTGCGCAGCCTGAACGTGGCGGAGGGCGATGTGGTCTCGCTGCGCTACTCGGATGCCGGCGTCGCCCTGCTCTCCACCGCGCTCCTGGTGAAGCGCCCCTATGCCGAGGCCAATGCGCGCATCGTCACCGGCATGATCCGCGCCATCGCCCGCGGCCATGACGCCGCCTGGAAGGACCAGGACGCGGCCATCGAGGCGCTGGTGAAGCGCGACCCGACCGCGCCGCGGGCGCTGGAGAAGGCGCGCATGCTGGCCAATTTCGGCTTCATCCGCACGCCGGAGGCGCTCTCGGGCGGCTATGGCAATCTGCCCATGCCGCGCGTGCAGGCGGCGATCGAGACCATCCGCTCCTCCTTCGGCATCACCACCGAGCTGAAGGCGGAAGACATGTACCTGCCGCAATTCCTGCCGCCGGCCTCCGACCTCCAGCTGCCTGCGTAA